Proteins found in one Arachis ipaensis cultivar K30076 unplaced genomic scaffold, Araip1.1 Aipa752, whole genome shotgun sequence genomic segment:
- the LOC107624679 gene encoding uncharacterized protein LOC107624679, whose amino-acid sequence MEDTTQVMVNVVVRRSRLPNSNNTLKRDVKVTTSEVLKFLIVENWVTTIRGNRVSAVKCNKSSLTLWDAIKESTGVFLVDLDTCIQKNPRPEPNGELKKFKLGTSQKDYTDLNKVYPKDYFSLPNIDNIIDSSSGYRVLSFLNAYSGYNQIPMHKADEEKTAFITPEGIYCYTSIKKVLEKPDLAGRMMNWSVELSQFDVHYKPHSTIKA is encoded by the exons ATGGAAGATACAACTCAGGTCATGGTCAATGTGGTGGTTAGAAGGAGCAGGTTGCCAAATTCTAACAACACTTTAAAAAGAGATGTTAAAGTCACCACCTCGGAAGTCCTCAAG TTCCTGATAGTGGAAAATTGGGTCACAACGATTCGAGGAAATCGGGTGTCCGCAGTCAAGTGCAACAAATCCAGTCTCACACTCTGGGATGCGATCAAAGAGTCTACTGGAGTCTTCCTTGTTGACTTGGATACCTGTATTCAAAAGAACCCGAGGCCAGAGCCTAATGGAGAGCTCAAAAAATTCAAATTGGGGACAAGCCAGAAAG ATTACACTGATTTAAACAAAGTCTATCCAAAAGACTATTTCTCTTTACCCAACATAGATAATATAATTGACTCCTCCTCGGGATATCGGGTTCTAAGCTTCTTGAATGCTTATAGTGGttacaaccaaatcccgatgcacAAAGCTGACGAGGAAAAAACAGCTTTCATTACCCCGGAGGGAATTTATTGTTATACc TCGATCAAAAAGGTTTTGGAAAAGCCCGACCTCGCGGGTCGGATGATGAACTGGTCTGTTGAGTTGTCTCAATTTGATGTGCATTACAAACCACACTCAACCATTAAGGCTTAA